The Vannielia litorea nucleotide sequence GTGGTTTCATGAGGCAGAGCGGAATCATAATCCGCGTGTCGGGGGATCAAGTCCCTCCTCCGCTACCAAGCCTTTCCTGACAGGTCGTGATGTTGGGCTCCGAGCAGGCGCCGCCGGGCTGTAAGTGCGGCGACTGGAAAGGTTCCATACCCGGCTTCGATGCGGTTCAGGTGTCACTCGTAGTCGCGCCTCGTTCGGCTTGCGAGTCCTTCGAAGCGCTGGGACTCTCGATATGCGTTCAGGACGTGCGCCAAGGGTTTCCGGGCTGTTGGTGTCGGCCTGGGGCTCGCAGTCACGGGGCTGCTCGAGTGTGCAAATTTTGCACATACTCCCCATCAACTTCCTGATTGCAGGCCTCTACCAACCGATGCATGCACATTTTGCACAGGAGGAGACCATGAAGACACTCGCCACCCTCACAGCCGCTGTCGCCCTGACAGCCAGCCCCTTGCTGGCACAGGAGACGCTGAAATTCGCCCACGTCTACGAGGCGAACACCCTCTACAACGAAGCCGCCGAGTGGATCGCGGACGAGATCGAGAAGCGCACCGACGGCGCCTATGTCGTCGACGTGTTCCCCAGCTCGCAACTCGGCAACGAGGAAACCATCACCGAAGGCCTCCAGATCGGTTCGATCCAGATGGCCTACACTGGCCCCACCTTCCTCGGCCAGTTCCACAAGCCGATGGCGATCTCGGAAGCGCCCTTCATCTGGAAGGACTACGACCACTGGAAGTCCTACCAGGGCAGCGACATCTTCGAGGAGGTCAGCCAGGGCTACTTCGACAAGACCGGCAACAAGGTGACTTCGATCCTCTACTTCGGCTCGCGTCAGACCAGCTCGCAGGAAAAGATCGAGACGCCCGCCGACATGGAGGGCATGAAGATCTGCGTGGCGAACGCGCCGCTCTGGAAGATCTTCCCGACCGCCGTGGGTGCCAACCCGACGCCCA carries:
- a CDS encoding DctP family TRAP transporter solute-binding subunit, with the translated sequence MKTLATLTAAVALTASPLLAQETLKFAHVYEANTLYNEAAEWIADEIEKRTDGAYVVDVFPSSQLGNEETITEGLQIGSIQMAYTGPTFLGQFHKPMAISEAPFIWKDYDHWKSYQGSDIFEEVSQGYFDKTGNKVTSILYFGSRQTSSQEKIETPADMEGMKICVANAPLWKIFPTAVGANPTPISFAEVYLALQQGVVEGQENPITIIESNKFYEVQNYVARTSHITSSVVSVFGGPLWSRLSDEEKALFTEITREASAMFSDKIVAREEELFDKFRAGDDVEIVDVDRAPFAELVIPAVKAEWGEELVDRVTALAD